The Blastocatellia bacterium genome has a segment encoding these proteins:
- a CDS encoding anti-sigma factor has product MSCQRHQQNLSDYIDGLLSAPEQAEIRAHLEACPNCRTICDDLIAIRDACRDLPEYEPSPRVWERISAAIAADPFQGMNSPAGYARMLPWRRFRPSFAVAAAVLVAVLAGVTFLSRSFRGGSPTLSQNPIANWEAQQMQIGIEPTGLILVHKPTVEIEMVEQRIRELEQEIARKRSGWAPDVQRLFERNLAIIDQCIARCRRAAEQTPSDPIVKELYLAAMQAKLEMLKQFVAL; this is encoded by the coding sequence ATGTCATGCCAACGGCACCAACAGAATCTCTCCGATTACATTGACGGCCTGTTGTCTGCTCCCGAACAGGCTGAGATTCGCGCTCATTTGGAGGCGTGTCCGAACTGTCGAACGATTTGTGACGACCTGATCGCGATACGCGATGCCTGTCGGGACCTGCCGGAGTATGAGCCGAGTCCTCGCGTGTGGGAGAGAATTTCTGCTGCCATCGCGGCCGACCCCTTTCAAGGGATGAACTCTCCCGCCGGATATGCTCGGATGCTCCCGTGGAGGAGGTTCCGCCCCTCTTTCGCGGTGGCTGCGGCTGTGCTTGTTGCCGTACTGGCGGGCGTGACTTTCCTCTCTCGCTCGTTCCGCGGTGGCTCCCCGACCCTGTCCCAGAATCCGATCGCCAACTGGGAGGCGCAACAGATGCAGATCGGAATCGAGCCGACGGGGTTGATTCTCGTTCACAAGCCGACGGTGGAAATCGAGATGGTGGAACAGCGCATCCGCGAACTGGAGCAGGAAATTGCTCGAAAGCGCTCAGGCTGGGCTCCCGACGTGCAACGCCTTTTTGAGAGAAATCTGGCCATCATTGACCAGTGCATTGCTCGCTGCCGCCGGGCAGCGGAACAGACTCCAAGCGATCCGATCGTCAAGGAGCTTTATCTGGCCGCCATGCAGGCGAAGCTGGAGATGCTCAAACAATTTGTCGCCCTGTGA
- a CDS encoding RNA polymerase sigma factor, which translates to MTVRTSESATDLELAARSATGDVEAFEKLYEMHRRRVYSLCYRMLGNPTDAEDMTQEVFIQLYRKIGTFRGESAFTTWLHRLTVNQVLMYLRRRGVRFEETTEEGEMHQVVQQGTERPHAMPILDRIALDQAIAQLPAGYRTVFVLHDIEGYEHEEIAALLGCSVGTSKSQLHKARMKLRRLLSGKE; encoded by the coding sequence GTGACGGTCAGGACCTCAGAGAGCGCAACCGATCTCGAACTTGCAGCTCGGTCAGCGACAGGCGATGTTGAAGCTTTTGAGAAGCTCTATGAGATGCACCGACGGCGGGTTTATTCGCTGTGCTACCGGATGCTGGGCAATCCCACCGATGCGGAAGATATGACACAAGAGGTCTTCATTCAACTTTATCGTAAGATTGGAACCTTCCGCGGGGAATCGGCCTTTACCACCTGGCTTCATCGGTTGACGGTCAATCAGGTACTGATGTATCTCCGACGGCGGGGTGTGCGGTTTGAGGAAACCACCGAGGAAGGGGAGATGCACCAGGTTGTGCAGCAGGGGACCGAACGCCCGCATGCCATGCCCATCCTCGATCGCATCGCATTGGATCAGGCCATTGCCCAGCTTCCCGCCGGGTATCGCACGGTCTTCGTTCTGCACGACATCGAGGGATACGAACACGAGGAGATTGCGGCACTCCTCGGATGCAGCGTGGGAACATCCAAATCGCAACTTCATAAGGCCCGCATGAAGTTACGCCGTCTCTTGTCGGGAAAGGAGTGA
- a CDS encoding ABC transporter ATP-binding protein, protein MDEQNSAIRLERVRKCYGPVAAVEEASLEVKKGEFLTLVGPSGSGKTTLLRLIAGLEKPDRGRVFIGGRDVTGEPPYRRPVHTVFQQYVLFPHLNVFKNVAFGLEQKRLPRREIERKVKDILDLVHLSGYERRMPQELSGGEQQRVAVARALVLEPEALLLDEPLAALDLKLRQQMQSELKRLQRELKISFLLVTHDQEEAMALSDRIAIMSEGRIEQVGTPQEVYERPASSFVANFIGLSNIFETDVYWLDDHHARVMLWGRPVDIRVNGGVARSPQARLAIRPEHIELRTEEPTGSSLVHRRGVIDDALYLGEVTRWQVRVGDTVVTVSQPNRPGSPPERFRIGDAVVLCCAPESIILFPLGSTPMAHAEKK, encoded by the coding sequence ATGGACGAGCAAAACAGCGCCATTCGATTGGAACGAGTCAGAAAGTGCTACGGCCCGGTAGCAGCCGTTGAGGAGGCTTCCCTTGAAGTCAAAAAGGGAGAGTTTTTGACGCTCGTCGGGCCATCGGGATCGGGTAAGACGACGCTGCTGCGGCTGATCGCGGGTTTGGAGAAGCCGGATCGAGGACGGGTTTTCATCGGGGGGCGAGATGTAACGGGTGAACCGCCGTATCGCCGACCGGTGCATACGGTCTTTCAGCAGTATGTACTGTTTCCCCACCTGAATGTCTTCAAGAACGTCGCCTTCGGACTGGAGCAGAAGCGGCTTCCCCGGAGGGAGATCGAGCGGAAGGTGAAAGACATTCTCGATCTCGTTCATCTCTCCGGGTACGAACGTCGGATGCCACAGGAACTGTCCGGTGGGGAGCAACAGCGGGTAGCGGTGGCTCGGGCTCTGGTGCTGGAGCCGGAGGCGCTGCTTTTGGATGAGCCGCTGGCCGCTCTCGATCTCAAGCTGAGGCAGCAGATGCAATCGGAGCTGAAGCGATTGCAGCGCGAACTGAAGATTAGTTTCCTCCTGGTCACGCATGATCAGGAAGAAGCGATGGCCCTGTCGGATCGCATCGCCATCATGTCCGAGGGCCGAATCGAGCAGGTGGGGACCCCGCAGGAGGTCTACGAGCGTCCTGCCAGCAGCTTCGTGGCTAACTTCATCGGTCTGTCGAACATTTTCGAGACCGACGTGTACTGGCTCGATGATCATCACGCGCGGGTGATGCTTTGGGGGCGGCCGGTTGACATCCGCGTCAACGGGGGGGTCGCCCGGAGCCCTCAGGCGCGGCTGGCCATTCGACCCGAACATATCGAACTGCGAACGGAGGAGCCCACGGGGTCCTCGCTCGTTCACCGTCGCGGCGTGATTGACGATGCGCTCTATCTGGGCGAGGTGACGCGCTGGCAGGTGCGCGTCGGAGATACGGTGGTGACCGTTTCCCAGCCGAATCGTCCCGGATCGCCGCCGGAACGTTTTCGCATCGGTGACGCGGTGGTCCTTTGCTGCGCTCCGGAGAGCATCATCCTGTTTCCGCTTGGAAGCACGCCGATGGCTCACGCCGAGAAAAAATGA